From Zingiber officinale cultivar Zhangliang chromosome 5B, Zo_v1.1, whole genome shotgun sequence, the proteins below share one genomic window:
- the LOC121986919 gene encoding xyloglucan galactosyltransferase KATAMARI1 homolog, whose protein sequence is MTRYLRHGGRRTLSRLICFPIALYCLIRLLLFFSFRSSSPATALSLFSFASSRCDGRYVFMHDLPPRFNADLLRDNCALSPWVGDACHFADNGGFGTDLGDGWYVTSQFALEFIFHDRMRRYECLTGDPARAAAFFVPFYAGVELLPHLWGTNTTVRDAVALDLVRWLRARPEWAAMGGRDHFMVAGRITWDFRRQSEEDGDWGSKLFWLPELQNMTTLLIESSPWQENDVAIPYPTYFHPSTAGELAAWQNRVRHQKRPWLFSFAGAPRPNNTDIARDVIIQQCRASPLCKLLDCAGDNAHECFSPRRITELFSSSVFCLQPLGDSYTRRSAFDAMVGGCIPVFFHPGSAYVQYVWHLPRDFRNYSVFIPMEELKPGNGAIERTLSRISPEQASAMREAVVGMMPSLVYGNKRTTGEEGEFKDAFDLAVEKVIERVEKRKRDTKQGIEQVASDESYNWKKALLNGGVGWEHYFNQK, encoded by the exons ATGACGCGCTACCTGAGGCATGGCGGAAGGAGGACCCTCAGCCGTTTGATCTGCTTCCCGATCGCCCTCTACTGCCTCATCCGTCTACTCCTCTTTTTTTCCTTCCGGTCTAGTTCGCCGGCGACTGCGTTGTCTCTCTTCTCCTTCGCCTCCAGTCGCTGTGACGGCCGCTACGTCTTCATGCACGACCTGCCTCCCCGCTTCAACGCCGACCTCCTCCGCGACAATTGCGCCCTCAGCCCTTGGGTCGGCGACGCCTGCCATTTCGCCGACAACGGCGGCTTCGGCACCGATCTCGGCGACGGATGGTACGTCACCAGCCAGTTTGCGCTGGAGTTCATCTTCCACGACCGCATGCGGCGGTACGAGTGCCTCACCGGCGACCCCGCGCGCGCCGCCGCCTTCTTCGTCCCCTTCTACGCTGGGGTCGAGCTATTGCCCCACCTCTGGGGGACCAACACGACGGTGCGCGACGCAGTGGCGCTGGACCTCGTGCGGTGGCTCCGGGCGCGGCCGGAGTGGGCGGCGATGGGCGGGAGGGACCATTTCATGGTGGCCGGAAGGATTACGTGGGATTTCAGGAGGCAGTCGGAAGAGGACGGCGATTGGGGCAGCAAGCTGTTCTGGCTCCCGGAGCTCCAGAACATGACCACGCTG CTGATCGAGTCGAGCCCTTGGCAAGAAAACGACGTGGCGATTCCATACCCCACCTACTTCCACCCTTCCACGGCCGGCGAGCTCGCCGCGTGGCAGAACAGAGTCCGGCACCAGAAGCGGCCGTGGCTCTTCTCCTTCGCCGGCGCGCCGCGCCCGAACAACACCGACATCGCCCGCGACGTCATCATCCAGCAGTGCCGCGCCTCGCCTCTGTGCAAGCTCCTCGACTGCGCCGGCGACAACGCGCACGAGTGCTTCTCCCCGCGCCGGATCACCGAGCTGTTCAGCAGCTCCGTCTTCTGCCTCCAACCTCTCGGCGACTCCTACACCCGGCGCTCCGCCTTCGACGCCATGGTCGGCGGCTGCATCCCGGTCTTCTTCCACCCGGGCTCCGCCTACGTGCAGTACGTCTGGCACCTGCCGCGGGACTTCCGCAACTACTCTGTTTTCATCCCGATGGAGGAGTTGAAGCCGGGGAACGGAGCGATCGAGAGGACGCTGTCTCGGATCTCGCCGGAGCAGGCTTCGGCGATGAGGGAGGCGGTGGTGGGGATGATGCCGAGTCTGGTGTACGGGAACAAGAGAACTACTGGAGAGGAGGGGGAATTCAAGGACGCGTTCGATCTGGCAGTGGAGAAAGTGATCGAGAgggtggagaagaggaagagggacaCAAAGCAAGGGATCGAGCAGGTTGCATCGGACGAAAGTTATAACTGGAAGAAGGCGCTGCTCAACGGAGGTGTGGGATGGGAACACTACTTCAACCAAAAATGA